One stretch of Paramormyrops kingsleyae isolate MSU_618 chromosome 4, PKINGS_0.4, whole genome shotgun sequence DNA includes these proteins:
- the myom1b gene encoding myomesin-1 isoform X1 produces MSGSLPFYQKHHRHYDRAYRSKELQSAVSQYRQSSSYAAQSSASSISSRGLRASGYSGVEEESRSSPIVKRAKPTYLAVDKENQIIGYVVPVFRGSQEFASGLSDTEEARVKESAGHLARRSLFASKMEAERVEQTSRRYAMRESAERISLSKKIYENEEHHRQMNEDSLQHAPEFVIKPRSHTVWEKQCVRLHCTVTGWPEPRVVWYKNNVTIDPLAHAGKYKIESSYNVHSLEVNRCDFDDTAQYRVSAMNSKGELSAFASIVVKRFKGEIDESLPAPRQPGFCSEYGITFETHIVETFDVSFGREGETMSLGCTVIIYPTIQRYQPEVQWYRDGVLLEPSKWAHMHWSGNRATLTLTHLNKEDEGLYTLRVSTKSGYETHSAYVFVRDADAELQGAPTAPLDAVCQDANKDYVIVTWKQPAVDGGSPILGYFVDRCEVGTTHWIQCNDTPVKFARFPVTGLVEGRSYVFRVRAVNKSGMSHPSRASEPIAAMDPADRARMKGHTTAPWTGQIIVTEEEPVEGVVPGKPQDLVVTEATKNYVVLSWKPPGQRGHEGIMYYVEKCVAGTDSWQRVNTEIPVKSPRFALFDLSEGKSYRFRVRCSNSAGVGEPSEPTEATVVGDKLDIPSSPGRVVPTRNTDTSVVVSWEASKDAKELVGYYIEATVVGKDAWQPCNNKPVKGTRFVCHGLTTGDNYTFRVRALNAAGLSGFSQESEAIEVKAAIASPAPPYGICLLESVRDSMVLGWKQPTFIGGAEVTGYFVDYREMVAGVPGRWHEANIKAISDRAYRVTDLKENKLYQFQVRAGNMAGVGSPSKPSETFRCEEWTIAIPGPPHDLRLSEVRKDSLVLQWRPPVYQGRDPVNGFYIDIKETEASEEAWRGVNEKATNKTYMKIKELKEGVSYVYRVRAQNKAGVGKASQATEPILAQTRPGIQEIVVEVDDEGVISMNFECSEMTQDSKFVWSKDYEEIKDFARLNMETKGGKSKVTFKTPDQEDLGIYSCMVTHTDGVSASYTLTEEGLKELLQISHDHKFPIIPLKSDLAVELLEKGRVRFWLQAEKISANGKVDYVFNDNILSQGEKYKMNFDKNTGVIEMFMESLEAKDEGTYTFQMKDGKATNQSSLVLIGDVFDNLRKESEFQRKEWTRKQGPHFVEYLSYEVTPNCVVVLKCKVGNIKKETVVIWHKDDREVKVDDKLSFTEGVLTLEISQLSTTKAPDTEGTISKKDAGIYQVTVKDDRGKDTSVLKLVDQGFKDLMNQVFSVIANSSTPLKIQSTEEGVRLYSFVNYYNDELHVTWHHKDSAITFTDRIKSGVVGEQLWLQITEPTEKDKGKYAIEFFEGKGGLRRSVDLSGQAFDDAYAEFQRLKAAAIAERNRARVAGGLPDVVTIQEGKALNLTCNISGDPVPEVTWLKNERELVSDDHYILKFESGKFASFTITTVNTSDSGKYSILVKNKYGTESGDFTVSVFIPDSEGQGKATRKEKK; encoded by the exons ACTGAGggcctctgggtactctggggTTGAGGAGGAGAGCAGATCGAGCCCCATTGTCAAGAGAGCCAAGCCCACGTACCTGGCCGTGGACAAAGAGAATCAGATCATCGGCTACGTCGTTCCCGTCTTTAGAGGCAG TCAGGAGTTTGCCAGCGGCTTGTCCGACACGGAGGAGGCACGAGTGAAGGAGAGCGCTGGCCACCTGGCTCGCAGGAGCCTGTTCGCCAGCAAAATGGAGGCTGAGAGGGTGGAGCAAACTTCCAGGCGCTATGCCATGAGGGAGTCCGCCGAACGCATCTCTTTGAGCAAGAAG ATCTACGAGAACGAGGAACATCACCGGCAGATGAATGAGGACAGCCTGCAGCACGCTCCGGAGTTCGTGATCAAGCCGCGCTCCCACACCGTGTGGGAGAAGCAGTGCGTGAGGCTGCACTGCACCGTGACTGGCTGGCCGGAGCCGCGTGTTGTCTg GTACAAAAACAATGTTACTATCGATCCGCTCGCACATGCGGGCAAGTATAAGATCGAGAGCAGCTACAACGTCCACTCACTGGAGGTTAACAG ATGTGATTTCGATGACACCGCGCAGTATCGCGTGTCCGCCATGAACTCCAAGGGGGAGCTCTCTGCCTTCGCCTCCATCGTGGTGAAGA GGTTCAAAGGAGAAATAGACGagtctctcccagctcccagacaGC CCGGCTTCTGCTCTGAGTACGGCATCACCTTTGAGACGCACATCGTGGAGACGTTCGACGTGTCGTTTGGCCGTGAGGGCGAGACCATGAGCCTGGGCTGCACCGTCATCATCTATCCCACAATCCAGCGCTACCAGCCTGAAGTGCAGTGGTACCGGGACG GCGTCCTGCTGGAGCCGTCCAAGTGGGCGCACATGCACTGGAGCGGGAACCGCGCCACCCTCACCCTGACGCACCTGAACAAGGAGGACGAGGGCCTGTACACCCTGCGGGTCTCCACCAAGTCGGGCTACGAGACGCACTCTGCCTACGTGTTTGTCAGAG acgCGGACGCTGAGCTCCAAGGAGCCCCCACAGCCCCCCTGGACGCGGTGTGTCAGGATGCCAACAAGGATTACGTCATAGTGACATGGAAGCAGCCGGCTGTGGATGGAGGGAGCCCCATTCTCGGCTACTTCGTGGACAG ATGTGAGGTGGGCACCACACACTGGATCCAGTGTAATGACACTCCGGTAAAATTTGCCCGGTTCCCTGTGACGGGCCTGGTGGAGGGGCGCTCCTATGTCTTCCGGGTACGTGCCGTCAACAAGTCGGGCATGAGCCACCCGTCCCGGGCCTCGGAGCCCATTGCCGCCATGGATCCCGCTGACCGCGCCCGTATGAAGGGTCATACCACGGCTCCTTGGACTGGACAGATCATTGTCACAGAGGAAGAACCTGTAG AGGGTGTGGTGCCAGGAAAACCCCAGGATTTGGTTGTAACTGAGGCTACTAAGAACTACGTGGTCTTGAGCTGGAAGCCTCCTGGACAGAGAGGGCATGAGGGCATCATGTACTATGTGGAAAAG TGTGTGGCTGGCACAGACAGTTGGCAGAGGGTCAATACTGAAATCCCGGTCAAGTCTCCCCGCTTCGCCCTCTTTGACCTCTCGGAGGGCAAGTCCTACCGCTTCCGTGTGCGCTGCTCCAACTCGGCCGGAGTCGGGGAGCCGTCTGAACCCACCGAGGCCACCGTGGTTGGTGATAAGCTGG ACATCCCCTCGTCTCCGGGTCGCGTGGTGCCCACAAGGAACACGGACACGTCGGTAGTGGTTTCCTGGGAGGCGTCTAAGGATGCTAAGGAGCTGGTGGGCTACTACATTGAGGCCACGGTGGTTGGCAAGGATGCTTGGCAGCCGTGCAACAACAAGCCAGTGAAAGGCACCAG GTTCGTGTGCCATGGCCTCACCACTGGAGACAACTATACATTCAGGGTGCGGGCTCTGAATGCCGCCGGGCTCAGCGGGTTCTCACAGGAATCCGAAGCCATCGAAGTCAAAGCTGCCATCG CATCCCCGGCGCCCCCTTATGGCATCTGCTTGCTGGAGAGCGTCCGGGACTCCATGGTACTTGGCTGGAAGCAGCCGACCTTCATCGGTGGGGCCGAAGTCACCGGCTACTTCGTGGACTACCGGGAGATGGTGGCAGGAGTGCCGGGCAGGTGGCACGAGGCGAACATCAAGGCCATCAGCGACAGAGCCTACAGG GTGACGGACCTGAAGGAGAACAAGCTGTACCAGTTCCAGGTGCGTGCAGGCAACATGGCGGGAGTGGGAAGCCCCTCTAAACCCAGCGAGACGTTCAGGTGTGAGGAGTGGACCATCGCTATTCCAG GACCGCCCCATGACCTCCGGTTGTCGGAGGTGCGCAAGGACTCCCTGGTGTTGCAGTGGAGGCCGCCGGTATACCAGGGTCGCGACCCCGTTAACGGCTTCTACATTGACATCAAGGAGACTGAGGCCTCCGAGGAGGCGTGGAGAGGCGTCAACGAGAAGGCGACTAACAAGACGTACATGAAG ATCAAGGAGCTTAAGGAGGGGGTGTCCTACGTGTACCGGGTGCGTGCCCAGAACAAGGCTGGTGTGGGCAAGGCCTCCCAGGCCACGGAGCCCATCCTGGCCCAGACGCGCCCAG GCATCCAGGAGATCGTCGTGGAAGTGGATGATGAAGGCGTGATCTCGATGAATTTCGAGTGCTCTGAGATGACGCAGGACTCAAAGTTTGTGTGGTCCAAAGATTATGAGGAAATCAAAGATTTTGCTCGCCTAAACATGGAGACCAAGGGGGGaaa gtcaaaggtcaccttTAAGACCCCAGACCAGGAAGACCTGGGCATCTACTCCTGCATGGTAACTCACACAGATGGTGTCTCTGCCAGCTACACCTTGACCGAGGAGG GCTTGAAGGAGCTCCTACAGATTAGCCATGATCATAAGTTTCCCA TTATCCCCCTGAAGTCGGACCTGGCCGTGGAGCTGCTGGAGAAGGGCAGGGTTCGCTTCTGGCTCCAGGCTGAAAAGATCTCCGCCAACGGAAAGGTGGACTACGTGTTCAACGACAACATCCTGAGTCAGGGAGAG AAATACAAGATGAACTTCGACAAGAACACAGGAGTCATCGAGATGTTCATGGAATCGCTGGAGGCCAAGGATGAGGGGACATACACCTTCCAGATGAAGGATGGGAAGGCCACCAACCAGTCCAGCCTGGTGTTGATTGGCGATG TATTTGATAACCTCCGAAAGGAATCAGAGTTCCAGAGGAAGGAGTGGACCAGAAAACAGG GCCCCCACTTTGTGGAGTACCTCAGTTATGAGGTCACCCCAAACTGCGTGGTGGTGTTGAAGTGTAAG GTGGGGAATATTAAGAAGGAGACTGTGGTCATTTGGCATAAAGACGACCGGGAGGTGAAAGTGGATGACAAACTCTCCTTCACCGAGGGTGTGCTGACCCTGGAGATCTCCCAG CTGAGTACCACTAAAGCCCCGGACACGGAGGGAACT ATTTCGAAGAAAGATGCCGGCATCTACCAAGTGACCGTGAAGGATGACCGAGGAAAAGACACCTCTGTGCTGAAACTTGTCGACCAAG GTTTCAAGGACTTGATGAACCAGGTGTTCAGTGTTATCG CCAACTCATCCACACCGCTGAAGATTCAGAGCACAGAGGAGGGAGTGCGACTCTACTCCTTCGTCAACTACTACAACGACGAGCTTCACGTCACCTGGCACCACAA GGACTCCGCCATCACCTTCACAGACCGGATCAAGAGCGGCGTGGTGGGGGAGCAGCTCTGGCTGCAGATCACCGAGCCCACAGAGAAGGACAAGGGCAAGTACGCCATCGAGTTCTTCGAGGGCAAAGGCGGCCTCCGCAGGAGCGTGGATCTGTCCGGCCAAG CGTTTGATGACGCCTATGCGGAATTTCAGAGGCTGAA GGCTGCCGCCATTGCAGAGAGAA ACCGAGCCCGTGTGGCGGGAGGACTGCCCGATGTGGTCACTATCCAGGAGGGCAAG GCCCTGAACCTCACCTGCAACATCTCCGGCGACCCGGTACCTGAGGTCACCTGGCTGAAGAACGAGCGCGAGCTGGTGTCGGACGACCACTACATCCTGAAGTTCGAGTCGGGCAAGTTCGCCAGCTTCACCATCACCACGGTGAACACGTCCGACTCGGGCAAGTACAGCATCCTGGTGAAGAACAAGTACGGCACGGAGAGCGGAGACTTCACCGTAAGTGTCTTCATCCCCGACAGTGAGGGGCAAGGCAAGGCCACCAGGAAGGAGAAGAAATAG
- the myom1b gene encoding myomesin-1 isoform X2: MSGSLPFYQKHHRHYDRAYRSKELQSAVSQYRQSSSYAAQSSASSISSRGLRASGYSGVEEESRSSPIVKRAKPTYLAVDKENQIIGYVVPVFRGSQEFASGLSDTEEARVKESAGHLARRSLFASKMEAERVEQTSRRYAMRESAERISLSKKIYENEEHHRQMNEDSLQHAPEFVIKPRSHTVWEKQCVRLHCTVTGWPEPRVVWYKNNVTIDPLAHAGKYKIESSYNVHSLEVNRCDFDDTAQYRVSAMNSKGELSAFASIVVKRFKGEIDESLPAPRQPGFCSEYGITFETHIVETFDVSFGREGETMSLGCTVIIYPTIQRYQPEVQWYRDGVLLEPSKWAHMHWSGNRATLTLTHLNKEDEGLYTLRVSTKSGYETHSAYVFVRDADAELQGAPTAPLDAVCQDANKDYVIVTWKQPAVDGGSPILGYFVDRCEVGTTHWIQCNDTPVKFARFPVTGLVEGRSYVFRVRAVNKSGMSHPSRASEPIAAMDPADRARMKGHTTAPWTGQIIVTEEEPVEGVVPGKPQDLVVTEATKNYVVLSWKPPGQRGHEGIMYYVEKCVAGTDSWQRVNTEIPVKSPRFALFDLSEGKSYRFRVRCSNSAGVGEPSEPTEATVVGDKLDIPSSPGRVVPTRNTDTSVVVSWEASKDAKELVGYYIEATVVGKDAWQPCNNKPVKGTRFVCHGLTTGDNYTFRVRALNAAGLSGFSQESEAIEVKAAIASPAPPYGICLLESVRDSMVLGWKQPTFIGGAEVTGYFVDYREMVAGVPGRWHEANIKAISDRAYRVTDLKENKLYQFQVRAGNMAGVGSPSKPSETFRCEEWTIAIPGPPHDLRLSEVRKDSLVLQWRPPVYQGRDPVNGFYIDIKETEASEEAWRGVNEKATNKTYMKIKELKEGVSYVYRVRAQNKAGVGKASQATEPILAQTRPGIQEIVVEVDDEGVISMNFECSEMTQDSKFVWSKDYEEIKDFARLNMETKGGKSKVTFKTPDQEDLGIYSCMVTHTDGVSASYTLTEEGLKELLQISHDHKFPIIPLKSDLAVELLEKGRVRFWLQAEKISANGKVDYVFNDNILSQGEKYKMNFDKNTGVIEMFMESLEAKDEGTYTFQMKDGKATNQSSLVLIGDVFDNLRKESEFQRKEWTRKQGPHFVEYLSYEVTPNCVVVLKCKVGNIKKETVVIWHKDDREVKVDDKLSFTEGVLTLEISQISKKDAGIYQVTVKDDRGKDTSVLKLVDQGFKDLMNQVFSVIANSSTPLKIQSTEEGVRLYSFVNYYNDELHVTWHHKDSAITFTDRIKSGVVGEQLWLQITEPTEKDKGKYAIEFFEGKGGLRRSVDLSGQAFDDAYAEFQRLKAAAIAERNRARVAGGLPDVVTIQEGKALNLTCNISGDPVPEVTWLKNERELVSDDHYILKFESGKFASFTITTVNTSDSGKYSILVKNKYGTESGDFTVSVFIPDSEGQGKATRKEKK, encoded by the exons ACTGAGggcctctgggtactctggggTTGAGGAGGAGAGCAGATCGAGCCCCATTGTCAAGAGAGCCAAGCCCACGTACCTGGCCGTGGACAAAGAGAATCAGATCATCGGCTACGTCGTTCCCGTCTTTAGAGGCAG TCAGGAGTTTGCCAGCGGCTTGTCCGACACGGAGGAGGCACGAGTGAAGGAGAGCGCTGGCCACCTGGCTCGCAGGAGCCTGTTCGCCAGCAAAATGGAGGCTGAGAGGGTGGAGCAAACTTCCAGGCGCTATGCCATGAGGGAGTCCGCCGAACGCATCTCTTTGAGCAAGAAG ATCTACGAGAACGAGGAACATCACCGGCAGATGAATGAGGACAGCCTGCAGCACGCTCCGGAGTTCGTGATCAAGCCGCGCTCCCACACCGTGTGGGAGAAGCAGTGCGTGAGGCTGCACTGCACCGTGACTGGCTGGCCGGAGCCGCGTGTTGTCTg GTACAAAAACAATGTTACTATCGATCCGCTCGCACATGCGGGCAAGTATAAGATCGAGAGCAGCTACAACGTCCACTCACTGGAGGTTAACAG ATGTGATTTCGATGACACCGCGCAGTATCGCGTGTCCGCCATGAACTCCAAGGGGGAGCTCTCTGCCTTCGCCTCCATCGTGGTGAAGA GGTTCAAAGGAGAAATAGACGagtctctcccagctcccagacaGC CCGGCTTCTGCTCTGAGTACGGCATCACCTTTGAGACGCACATCGTGGAGACGTTCGACGTGTCGTTTGGCCGTGAGGGCGAGACCATGAGCCTGGGCTGCACCGTCATCATCTATCCCACAATCCAGCGCTACCAGCCTGAAGTGCAGTGGTACCGGGACG GCGTCCTGCTGGAGCCGTCCAAGTGGGCGCACATGCACTGGAGCGGGAACCGCGCCACCCTCACCCTGACGCACCTGAACAAGGAGGACGAGGGCCTGTACACCCTGCGGGTCTCCACCAAGTCGGGCTACGAGACGCACTCTGCCTACGTGTTTGTCAGAG acgCGGACGCTGAGCTCCAAGGAGCCCCCACAGCCCCCCTGGACGCGGTGTGTCAGGATGCCAACAAGGATTACGTCATAGTGACATGGAAGCAGCCGGCTGTGGATGGAGGGAGCCCCATTCTCGGCTACTTCGTGGACAG ATGTGAGGTGGGCACCACACACTGGATCCAGTGTAATGACACTCCGGTAAAATTTGCCCGGTTCCCTGTGACGGGCCTGGTGGAGGGGCGCTCCTATGTCTTCCGGGTACGTGCCGTCAACAAGTCGGGCATGAGCCACCCGTCCCGGGCCTCGGAGCCCATTGCCGCCATGGATCCCGCTGACCGCGCCCGTATGAAGGGTCATACCACGGCTCCTTGGACTGGACAGATCATTGTCACAGAGGAAGAACCTGTAG AGGGTGTGGTGCCAGGAAAACCCCAGGATTTGGTTGTAACTGAGGCTACTAAGAACTACGTGGTCTTGAGCTGGAAGCCTCCTGGACAGAGAGGGCATGAGGGCATCATGTACTATGTGGAAAAG TGTGTGGCTGGCACAGACAGTTGGCAGAGGGTCAATACTGAAATCCCGGTCAAGTCTCCCCGCTTCGCCCTCTTTGACCTCTCGGAGGGCAAGTCCTACCGCTTCCGTGTGCGCTGCTCCAACTCGGCCGGAGTCGGGGAGCCGTCTGAACCCACCGAGGCCACCGTGGTTGGTGATAAGCTGG ACATCCCCTCGTCTCCGGGTCGCGTGGTGCCCACAAGGAACACGGACACGTCGGTAGTGGTTTCCTGGGAGGCGTCTAAGGATGCTAAGGAGCTGGTGGGCTACTACATTGAGGCCACGGTGGTTGGCAAGGATGCTTGGCAGCCGTGCAACAACAAGCCAGTGAAAGGCACCAG GTTCGTGTGCCATGGCCTCACCACTGGAGACAACTATACATTCAGGGTGCGGGCTCTGAATGCCGCCGGGCTCAGCGGGTTCTCACAGGAATCCGAAGCCATCGAAGTCAAAGCTGCCATCG CATCCCCGGCGCCCCCTTATGGCATCTGCTTGCTGGAGAGCGTCCGGGACTCCATGGTACTTGGCTGGAAGCAGCCGACCTTCATCGGTGGGGCCGAAGTCACCGGCTACTTCGTGGACTACCGGGAGATGGTGGCAGGAGTGCCGGGCAGGTGGCACGAGGCGAACATCAAGGCCATCAGCGACAGAGCCTACAGG GTGACGGACCTGAAGGAGAACAAGCTGTACCAGTTCCAGGTGCGTGCAGGCAACATGGCGGGAGTGGGAAGCCCCTCTAAACCCAGCGAGACGTTCAGGTGTGAGGAGTGGACCATCGCTATTCCAG GACCGCCCCATGACCTCCGGTTGTCGGAGGTGCGCAAGGACTCCCTGGTGTTGCAGTGGAGGCCGCCGGTATACCAGGGTCGCGACCCCGTTAACGGCTTCTACATTGACATCAAGGAGACTGAGGCCTCCGAGGAGGCGTGGAGAGGCGTCAACGAGAAGGCGACTAACAAGACGTACATGAAG ATCAAGGAGCTTAAGGAGGGGGTGTCCTACGTGTACCGGGTGCGTGCCCAGAACAAGGCTGGTGTGGGCAAGGCCTCCCAGGCCACGGAGCCCATCCTGGCCCAGACGCGCCCAG GCATCCAGGAGATCGTCGTGGAAGTGGATGATGAAGGCGTGATCTCGATGAATTTCGAGTGCTCTGAGATGACGCAGGACTCAAAGTTTGTGTGGTCCAAAGATTATGAGGAAATCAAAGATTTTGCTCGCCTAAACATGGAGACCAAGGGGGGaaa gtcaaaggtcaccttTAAGACCCCAGACCAGGAAGACCTGGGCATCTACTCCTGCATGGTAACTCACACAGATGGTGTCTCTGCCAGCTACACCTTGACCGAGGAGG GCTTGAAGGAGCTCCTACAGATTAGCCATGATCATAAGTTTCCCA TTATCCCCCTGAAGTCGGACCTGGCCGTGGAGCTGCTGGAGAAGGGCAGGGTTCGCTTCTGGCTCCAGGCTGAAAAGATCTCCGCCAACGGAAAGGTGGACTACGTGTTCAACGACAACATCCTGAGTCAGGGAGAG AAATACAAGATGAACTTCGACAAGAACACAGGAGTCATCGAGATGTTCATGGAATCGCTGGAGGCCAAGGATGAGGGGACATACACCTTCCAGATGAAGGATGGGAAGGCCACCAACCAGTCCAGCCTGGTGTTGATTGGCGATG TATTTGATAACCTCCGAAAGGAATCAGAGTTCCAGAGGAAGGAGTGGACCAGAAAACAGG GCCCCCACTTTGTGGAGTACCTCAGTTATGAGGTCACCCCAAACTGCGTGGTGGTGTTGAAGTGTAAG GTGGGGAATATTAAGAAGGAGACTGTGGTCATTTGGCATAAAGACGACCGGGAGGTGAAAGTGGATGACAAACTCTCCTTCACCGAGGGTGTGCTGACCCTGGAGATCTCCCAG ATTTCGAAGAAAGATGCCGGCATCTACCAAGTGACCGTGAAGGATGACCGAGGAAAAGACACCTCTGTGCTGAAACTTGTCGACCAAG GTTTCAAGGACTTGATGAACCAGGTGTTCAGTGTTATCG CCAACTCATCCACACCGCTGAAGATTCAGAGCACAGAGGAGGGAGTGCGACTCTACTCCTTCGTCAACTACTACAACGACGAGCTTCACGTCACCTGGCACCACAA GGACTCCGCCATCACCTTCACAGACCGGATCAAGAGCGGCGTGGTGGGGGAGCAGCTCTGGCTGCAGATCACCGAGCCCACAGAGAAGGACAAGGGCAAGTACGCCATCGAGTTCTTCGAGGGCAAAGGCGGCCTCCGCAGGAGCGTGGATCTGTCCGGCCAAG CGTTTGATGACGCCTATGCGGAATTTCAGAGGCTGAA GGCTGCCGCCATTGCAGAGAGAA ACCGAGCCCGTGTGGCGGGAGGACTGCCCGATGTGGTCACTATCCAGGAGGGCAAG GCCCTGAACCTCACCTGCAACATCTCCGGCGACCCGGTACCTGAGGTCACCTGGCTGAAGAACGAGCGCGAGCTGGTGTCGGACGACCACTACATCCTGAAGTTCGAGTCGGGCAAGTTCGCCAGCTTCACCATCACCACGGTGAACACGTCCGACTCGGGCAAGTACAGCATCCTGGTGAAGAACAAGTACGGCACGGAGAGCGGAGACTTCACCGTAAGTGTCTTCATCCCCGACAGTGAGGGGCAAGGCAAGGCCACCAGGAAGGAGAAGAAATAG